A genome region from Anastrepha obliqua isolate idAnaObli1 chromosome 4, idAnaObli1_1.0, whole genome shotgun sequence includes the following:
- the LOC129244579 gene encoding solute carrier family 35 member F5, which produces MLSKTQKLILGIIILLLVDVIWVSSSELTKFLYENEKFDKPFFCTYFKTSMFAIYLVVIGLVTPWRESCERQNGNYTVMDQVVDDENYYETNPSLSDPTFIPIRSSGVISGTESDDSSIRSVRFSKMAEVREMSAHEATEALMARLSYAASMRIRRQKSHHKTAKTALLFCVLWFIANYFFQLSLDLGETAMVTLLSSSSALFTLVLAAFFPSTVGDKFTITKLIAVAMNIGGIVTVTIFDIHDARFSRGALLALFSAFFYAAYLVFVKRKSDTEEKIDIPLFFGFVGLWNLLLMWPIFFILNFLKIEQFELPNQNQFAILFLNGLVGTVISEALWLWGCFLTSSLIGTIAMSLQIPLSIVFDVVLKRKPYTPMFYMGSIPIFLALILVALLMRNDDSDPLMRLFKIIYRKLCRCRTPNIVRINDEEQQESLIGSND; this is translated from the exons ATGTTGAGCAAAACACAAAAGCTCATTCTTGGCATCATTATATTGTTATTGGTCGATGTAATTTGGGTATCGTCTAGTGAACTCACAAAG TTTCTTTACGAAAATGAAAAGTTCGATAAGCCAttcttttgcacttacttcaaGACTTCGATGtttgcaatttatttagttGTAATCGGATTGGTCACACCCTGGCGCGAGTCCTGTGAACGCCAAAATGGCAATTACACG GTTATGGATCAGGTTGTTGACGATGAAAACTACTACGAAACCAATCCCTCACTG AGTGATCCCACATTCATCCCGATACGTTCGAGTGGAGTCATCTCCGGCACTGAGAGCGATGATTCCAGCATACGTAGTGTGCGTTTTAGCAAAATGGCCGAGGTGCGTGAAATGTCCGCACACGAGGCGACCGAGGCGTTGATGGCGCGTCTCTCGTATGCGGCTAGCATGCGCATACGCCGACAGAAGTCACATCACAAGACCGCCAAGACAGCATTACTCTTTTGCGTGCTG TGGTTTAtagcaaattattttttccaactaTCACTGGATTTGGGGGAAACAGCCATGGTGACTTTGCTCAGCTCTTCATCTGCGCTTTTCACACTTGTGCTAGCTGCTTTTTTCCCCTCTACTGTGGGtgataaatttacaataacCAAATTGATTGCGGTCGCTATGAATATTGGTGGAATC gTTACAGTTACAATTTTCGATATCCATGATGCAAGATTTTCGCGTGGTGCTCTTTTAGCGCTATTTAGCGCTTTCTTCTATGCCGCTTATTTAGTTTTTGTGAAGCGAAAAAGCGATACTGAAGAAAAAATCGACATTCCACTCTTCTTTG gTTTTGTTGGTCTCTGGAATCTTTTACTCATGTGGccaatattctttattttgaattttctaaaaattgagcAATTTGAGCTACCAAATCAGAATCAGTTCgctatattgtttttaaatggtCTAGTCGGTACTGTGATCTCAGAAGCGCTTTGGTTATG GGGCTGCTTTCTCACCTCTTCACTGATTGGCACCATTGCCATGTCGCTACAAATACCACTCTCCATTGTCTTTGATGTCGTTTTGAAGCGAAAACCATACACGCCTATGTTTTATATGGGTTCGATACCCATATTTTTGGCGCTCATATTAGTGGCATTATTAATGCGCAACGATGACTCAGATCCATTAATGAGGCTATTCAAGATCATTTATAGGAAATTGTGTCGCTGTCGTACGCCAAATATAGTCAG AATAAACGATGAAGAACAGCAGGAATCTCTAATTGGCAGTAATGACTGA